In the genome of Candidatus Latescibacterota bacterium, the window ATGATATGGTACCTGCTTTTCATGGTCGGTCCCGGAAGATCCTGGGGTTGAAAAAAGATATCCGTATGCTGGCTAAATCCCGTGTCCCGGTCCTGATCGAAGGTGAAAATGGGACAGGTAAGGAGATCGTTGCGAAAAATATCCATAATTGTGGACCGAGAAAAGATAAGCCGCTTGTCATAGTAAACTGTATGGAGATGCCGGAGACACTTCTTCAGGGTGAGTTGTTCGGTCACGCGAAGGGTTCTTTCACAGGGGCTTTTGTTGACAGGAAAGGCCTCATGGAAAGCGCCGCGGGAGGCACTTTTTTTCTCGACGAGATCGGCGAATTGTCACTGAACCTGCAAGCGGCTCTTCTCAGGGCGATTCAGGAGAAAGAAATAAGAAGGATCGGTGAAACGGAAAGGCGGAATATCGATGTGAGGTTCGTTTTTGCTACGAACAGGAAGCTGGCAGCACTCGTCAAGGAAGAGAAGTTCAGGGAGGATCTGTATTTTCGGATCAAGGGAGTGCGGCTCTGGATCCCGCCGTTGCGGGAAAGACGCGCGGACATCATGAGCCTTGCAAGGAGATTTCTCCATTCCGCTACATCGGAAGCGGGGATAACCGCACCCGGGATCTCAGCGGATACTGCCAGACTGCTGGTCTCGTTCTCCTGGCCCGGCAATGTCCGGGAGTTGAAGAACGAGATCGAGAGGGTCGTCGCTCTTTATCCCGAGACCTCTGTAATAGAACCGGGTATGTTGTCTCCCGCTATCAGAGATAACTACCTGGAGGCGTTTTCAAGTATCGACAGGGGAGGGGATACTCTCCGGGCGGCAGTAAAAAAGCTCGAATGCCTGATGATAGAGAAGGCTCTCGACAGGTTCGATAACAACAGGACCAGGAGTGCCGGTTGTCTGGGGATAACCCGGCAG includes:
- a CDS encoding sigma-54 dependent transcriptional regulator, with the protein product MNIEERLMKVLCEMYNATRARFQGFARTENGLVKVFALQHCSSVERRSPIAQQMSLLNEEHHPLDVDDRPTGRVRDEGCGMPLYCSEPGIVRVSLRNGWGLFKTGETKWSFLRSAPEFELELSLWFDSDNPENGPMIPSAHTDLFLTLLDSIAPYVKSPDSVFCDVVQAGTGTASIKNNESVPVNDMVPAFHGRSRKILGLKKDIRMLAKSRVPVLIEGENGTGKEIVAKNIHNCGPRKDKPLVIVNCMEMPETLLQGELFGHAKGSFTGAFVDRKGLMESAAGGTFFLDEIGELSLNLQAALLRAIQEKEIRRIGETERRNIDVRFVFATNRKLAALVKEEKFREDLYFRIKGVRLWIPPLRERRADIMSLARRFLHSATSEAGITAPGISADTARLLVSFSWPGNVRELKNEIERVVALYPETSVIEPGMLSPAIRDNYLEAFSSIDRGGDTLRAAVKKLECLMIEKALDRFDNNRTRSAGCLGITRQGLLKKMKRYGIRDAR